A region from the Mycobacteriales bacterium genome encodes:
- the pyrH gene encoding UMP kinase has protein sequence MQARAVPRAADGHGWHRVLVKLSGEAMAGDGGLGVDPDVVARIAAEIAAAVRAGVQVAVVVGGGNYFRGKELSERGMERARADYMGILGTVMNCLALQDFLEKQGVETRVQTAITMGQVAEPYIPRRAIRHLQKGRVVIFGGGLGVPFFSTDTCAAQRALEIGCQVMLMGKNGVRGVYDADPKLVPDASFFETVQYDEVLKRGLKVADATAVSLCMDNNLPIVVFDVLTEGNITRAVSGERIGTLVSSAS, from the coding sequence GTGCAGGCCCGGGCCGTACCCCGGGCCGCCGACGGGCACGGCTGGCACCGGGTGCTGGTGAAGCTCTCCGGCGAGGCCATGGCCGGCGACGGCGGGCTCGGCGTCGACCCCGACGTGGTCGCCCGCATCGCCGCCGAGATCGCGGCCGCTGTCCGGGCCGGCGTGCAGGTCGCGGTCGTGGTCGGTGGCGGCAACTACTTCCGGGGCAAGGAACTGTCCGAGCGCGGCATGGAGCGGGCCCGCGCCGACTACATGGGCATCCTCGGCACGGTGATGAACTGCCTCGCCCTGCAGGACTTCCTGGAGAAGCAGGGCGTCGAGACGCGGGTGCAGACGGCCATCACGATGGGCCAGGTCGCCGAGCCGTACATTCCGCGGCGGGCGATCCGGCACCTGCAGAAGGGCCGCGTCGTGATCTTCGGCGGCGGCCTCGGGGTGCCGTTCTTCTCCACCGACACCTGCGCCGCCCAGCGCGCGCTGGAGATCGGCTGCCAGGTCATGCTGATGGGCAAGAACGGCGTCCGCGGCGTCTACGACGCGGACCCCAAGCTGGTGCCCGATGCGTCCTTCTTCGAGACGGTCCAGTACGACGAGGTGCTGAAGCGGGGCCTCAAGGTGGCCGACGCCACCGCTGTCAGCCTCTGCATGGACAACAACCTGCCGATCGTCGTCTTCGACGTTCTCACCGAGGGCAACATCACCCGAGCCGTCTCCGGTGAGAGGATCGGCACGCTGGTCAGCTCGGCGAGCTGA
- the frr gene encoding ribosome recycling factor, whose translation MIDETLFEAEEKMDKAVAVARDDLGTLRTGRASPTMFARLTVDYYGTPTPVPQMATITVSEARMAVIKPYDPSQLGAIEKAIRDSDLGVNPTNDGMIIRVVFPQLTEERRRELGKVARSKGEDARVSIRNIRRHAKDALDKIAKDGEAGEDDVRRAEKELDETTAKYVATVDDAVKHKEAELLEV comes from the coding sequence GTGATCGACGAGACGCTCTTCGAAGCCGAAGAGAAGATGGACAAGGCCGTGGCGGTGGCGCGCGACGACCTCGGCACGCTGCGTACGGGCCGGGCCAGCCCGACCATGTTCGCCCGGTTGACCGTCGACTACTACGGCACGCCCACGCCGGTGCCGCAGATGGCGACGATCACGGTGTCCGAGGCGCGGATGGCCGTCATCAAGCCGTACGATCCGAGCCAGTTGGGCGCGATCGAGAAGGCGATCCGGGACAGCGACCTGGGCGTGAACCCCACCAACGACGGCATGATCATCCGGGTGGTGTTCCCGCAGCTGACCGAGGAGCGGCGGCGCGAGCTCGGCAAGGTCGCCCGGAGCAAGGGCGAGGACGCCAGGGTCTCGATCCGCAACATCCGGCGGCACGCCAAGGACGCGCTCGACAAGATCGCGAAGGACGGCGAGGCCGGCGAGGACGACGTCCGGCGGGCCGAGAAGGAGCTGGACGAGACCACCGCGAAGTACGTCGCGACGGTCGACGACGCGGTCAAGCACAAGGAAGCCGAGCTACTGGAAGTCTGA